A genomic segment from Candidatus Zixiibacteriota bacterium encodes:
- the nuoF gene encoding NADH-quinone oxidoreductase subunit NuoF, translating to MTFYSPVITNAAEVAKDPNLHLFKYVEDPNQHKIDTFVAHGGYKAWQKVLSGMSSDQVIDEVKKSGLRGRGGAGFPTGMKWGFVPKNSPKPRYLCCNADESEPGTCKDRVLMERDPHAVIEGMAIGAYAIGCHLMFIYIRGEFEHCHARMEQAMGEAYAKGHLGKNIYGSGYDLDMIVHTGGGAYICGEETALLNSVEGERGMSRMRPPFPAIEGLYACPTIVNNVESLATVPHIINRGADWYSSLGTEKSKGTKIFSLSGHVKRPGNYEVELGFNLKKLIYDPAYGGGMLGDKKLKGVIPGGASTPFLTPDKIDIGLDYESLTTVGSMLGSGAIIVFNEDACIVWVIKKLIHFFRHESCGKCTPCREGTGWLEQVINRIERGQGMPGDIEKIEDVCGNILGRTICPLGDAAVMPIQSAIKHWRDEWQYHIDHKKCMVNSHFEFK from the coding sequence ATGACGTTCTACTCACCGGTGATAACAAACGCGGCAGAGGTCGCCAAAGACCCTAATCTCCACCTGTTTAAGTACGTGGAGGACCCGAATCAGCACAAGATCGACACCTTTGTCGCTCACGGTGGATACAAGGCGTGGCAGAAGGTCCTGTCGGGTATGTCGAGCGATCAGGTGATCGATGAGGTCAAGAAATCGGGTCTTCGTGGTCGCGGCGGCGCTGGATTCCCCACCGGTATGAAATGGGGCTTTGTGCCCAAAAATTCGCCCAAGCCGCGTTATCTTTGCTGCAACGCCGACGAATCCGAACCGGGTACCTGCAAAGATCGTGTGCTCATGGAGCGCGATCCGCACGCCGTTATCGAGGGTATGGCTATCGGAGCGTATGCTATAGGTTGTCATCTGATGTTCATTTACATCCGCGGTGAGTTCGAACATTGCCACGCTCGCATGGAACAGGCCATGGGCGAGGCATACGCCAAAGGACATCTGGGTAAGAACATTTACGGCAGCGGCTACGATCTCGATATGATCGTCCACACGGGCGGTGGCGCCTACATATGTGGAGAAGAAACCGCCCTCTTGAATTCCGTTGAAGGGGAACGCGGTATGTCGCGCATGCGCCCGCCATTCCCGGCTATTGAGGGACTTTATGCCTGCCCGACTATCGTCAATAACGTAGAGTCGTTGGCAACCGTGCCGCACATAATAAATAGAGGCGCCGACTGGTATAGCTCGCTGGGAACCGAGAAATCCAAAGGGACCAAAATATTCTCGCTTTCCGGGCACGTGAAGCGCCCCGGCAATTACGAAGTAGAACTTGGCTTCAATCTCAAGAAGTTGATATATGATCCCGCGTATGGCGGCGGTATGCTGGGAGACAAGAAGTTGAAAGGCGTTATCCCCGGCGGTGCTTCGACACCGTTTTTGACTCCGGATAAGATCGATATCGGTCTTGACTACGAGTCGCTGACGACGGTCGGATCGATGCTCGGCTCGGGCGCCATCATCGTGTTCAACGAAGATGCCTGCATCGTGTGGGTGATCAAAAAGCTTATCCATTTCTTCCGCCACGAGTCCTGCGGAAAATGTACGCCGTGCCGGGAGGGTACCGGCTGGCTGGAGCAGGTCATAAATCGAATAGAGCGCGGGCAGGGAATGCCCGGGGACATAGAAAAAATAGAGGATGTCTGCGGCAATATACTGGGTCGCACTATCTGTCCTCTGGGTGACGCAGCGGTCATGCCCATCCAGTCTGCGATCAAGCACTGGCGAGACGAATGGCAGTACCATATCGATCACAAGAAATGTATGGTGAACTCTCACTTTGAGTTCAAATAG
- the nuoE gene encoding NADH-quinone oxidoreductase subunit NuoE, producing the protein MILTEESIKEIKAKAAKYPRKKSAILPALTVAYKQLGYVDEEIYRAISKVIGVPHVEIAEAATFYTMFPKEPRGKYLIQVCHNISCALLGADSLIGYLEEKLGIKKGETTPDKMFTLITVECLGSCSTAPMMQINHDYYENLTKEKVDSILNDLKAKA; encoded by the coding sequence ATGATTCTGACTGAAGAATCGATCAAGGAAATTAAGGCGAAAGCGGCCAAATATCCGCGCAAGAAGTCGGCTATCCTTCCGGCTCTGACCGTGGCGTATAAACAACTTGGCTATGTCGATGAGGAAATTTACCGGGCTATTTCCAAAGTCATCGGTGTCCCCCACGTGGAGATAGCCGAAGCGGCCACTTTTTATACCATGTTTCCCAAAGAGCCGAGAGGGAAATACCTGATACAGGTTTGTCACAATATCTCCTGTGCGTTGCTGGGCGCCGATTCATTGATAGGCTACCTCGAAGAAAAGCTGGGCATCAAAAAAGGCGAAACGACACCGGACAAGATGTTCACTCTCATTACGGTGGAATGTCTCGGCTCGTGCTCTACCGCCCCGATGATGCAGATTAACCACGACTATTACGAGAACCTGACCAAAGAAAAAGTCGACTCGATATTGAATGATTTGAAGGCTAAAGCATGA
- the nuoD gene encoding NADH dehydrogenase (quinone) subunit D, which yields MGPQHPSTHGVLRVILELDGERVVKATPVLGYLHTGIEKTMESKLYYKALPATDRMDYLSPMSNNLGFCLAVEKLMDIEVPEKVKWARVCLAELTRVKSHLVWLGTHALDLGAMSMLLYAFRERESIVDVYEACGGQRMMTSYIRIGGLAQELPKDFDKLVRNVIKQVNQGIKDYEDLLTNNEIFINRTRNVAIISAEDAIDFSLSGPMIRGSGVNYDVRKANPYSGYEKFDFDIPLGKNGDAYDRYLVRLEEMRQSLRIAQQAIDGMPEGPYRAHVPGVVLPPKEDVLYKMESMIFHFKIITEGFKAPCGGVYQAIEAPKGELGYFIQGDGTNKPNRVRVRPPSFINLASLPKLVEGRLFSDVVAAIGTIDIVLGEVDR from the coding sequence ATGGGGCCACAGCACCCGTCCACGCACGGCGTGCTCAGGGTTATACTTGAGCTCGATGGCGAGCGGGTTGTTAAGGCTACCCCCGTACTGGGTTATCTCCATACCGGTATTGAGAAGACGATGGAGAGTAAGCTTTACTATAAGGCTTTACCGGCCACCGATCGCATGGACTATTTGTCCCCGATGTCCAACAACCTGGGTTTCTGCCTGGCGGTCGAGAAGCTCATGGATATCGAGGTCCCGGAAAAGGTCAAGTGGGCCAGGGTCTGTCTGGCGGAGTTGACGCGCGTAAAATCGCATCTCGTCTGGCTCGGCACTCATGCTCTCGACCTGGGAGCGATGTCGATGCTGCTGTACGCTTTCAGAGAGCGCGAATCTATCGTCGATGTCTACGAAGCCTGTGGCGGACAGCGGATGATGACCAGCTATATTAGAATCGGCGGACTGGCGCAGGAACTTCCGAAAGACTTCGACAAACTGGTAAGAAACGTGATAAAACAGGTCAATCAGGGGATAAAGGATTACGAGGACCTGCTGACCAACAACGAAATTTTCATTAATAGAACCAGAAACGTCGCCATCATCTCTGCTGAGGATGCTATCGACTTTTCGCTCTCCGGCCCGATGATTCGCGGGAGTGGCGTCAACTATGACGTGAGAAAAGCCAATCCGTATTCCGGCTATGAAAAGTTCGATTTCGACATACCTCTCGGTAAGAACGGCGACGCTTATGATAGATATCTGGTGCGCCTCGAAGAAATGCGCCAGTCACTGCGGATTGCTCAGCAGGCGATTGACGGCATGCCTGAGGGGCCGTACCGTGCCCATGTGCCCGGAGTAGTGCTGCCGCCGAAGGAAGATGTCCTCTACAAAATGGAATCGATGATTTTCCATTTCAAGATTATTACCGAAGGTTTCAAGGCTCCGTGCGGCGGAGTGTATCAGGCGATCGAGGCTCCCAAGGGAGAACTTGGTTATTTTATTCAGGGCGACGGCACCAACAAGCCAAATCGTGTGAGAGTGCGCCCACCGTCGTTTATCAATCTGGCTTCGCTGCCAAAACTGGTCGAAGGCAGGCTGTTCTCGGATGTAGTGGCGGCAATCGGGACTATTGATATCGTGCTGGGAGAAGTAGATAGATGA
- a CDS encoding NADH-quinone oxidoreductase subunit C, with product MEDKVRALLNSRFTEAIIREDNFRGQQSFYIKPEFLVEICQALLDDSQLKINYLSDITSLDWLNHPQEKDGRFEVVYNLYSLANHYRFFIKVRLPGENPRVASLTDLWSAADWMEREVYDLMGVVFEGHPNLTKILTPDELDGHPLRKDYPLTYEQPTFSWNKNDPPEVIK from the coding sequence ATGGAAGATAAGGTCAGAGCACTCTTAAACTCCCGCTTCACTGAAGCCATTATCCGCGAGGATAACTTCAGAGGCCAGCAGTCCTTTTATATAAAGCCAGAATTTCTGGTCGAGATTTGCCAGGCCCTGCTTGATGATTCCCAGTTGAAAATCAACTATCTCTCCGATATAACCTCGCTCGACTGGCTCAATCACCCGCAGGAAAAGGACGGCCGATTTGAAGTTGTCTACAATCTTTATTCACTTGCGAACCATTACCGTTTCTTCATAAAGGTCAGACTTCCCGGCGAAAATCCTCGCGTTGCATCACTCACCGATCTGTGGTCTGCCGCGGACTGGATGGAAAGAGAAGTCTACGATTTGATGGGTGTCGTCTTTGAAGGACATCCCAATCTGACCAAGATTCTCACTCCTGATGAGCTCGATGGTCATCCTCTTCGCAAGGACTACCCGCTCACATATGAACAGCCGACGTTCAGCTGGAATAAAAACGACCCGCCGGAGGTTATCAAGTGA
- a CDS encoding NADH-quinone oxidoreductase subunit A: protein MFETFFPILLLLMLAAIIAIVFVLLSLFLGRRTKLGRKSDPYECGVEPIGTTRDPVPVKFYLVAISFILFDIEVIFLYPWAVVSRDLGMYGFWAIAVFVGVILIGYLYELGRGAFKWD from the coding sequence GTGTTTGAGACTTTTTTCCCAATCTTATTGCTTCTGATGCTGGCTGCGATTATCGCAATTGTATTCGTTCTCCTTTCGCTTTTTCTGGGGCGTCGAACCAAACTTGGCCGCAAAAGCGACCCCTATGAGTGCGGTGTAGAGCCGATAGGAACCACCCGAGACCCCGTCCCGGTAAAGTTCTACCTCGTTGCCATTTCCTTTATCCTGTTTGATATCGAGGTTATCTTTCTTTATCCCTGGGCGGTCGTATCTCGCGATCTCGGCATGTACGGCTTCTGGGCCATTGCTGTTTTTGTGGGCGTGATTCTCATCGGTTACCTGTATGAACTTGGCCGAGGAGCCTTCAAATGGGATTAG